The following proteins are encoded in a genomic region of Kiritimatiellia bacterium:
- a CDS encoding methyltransferase domain-containing protein yields MAQGDIQATECCLCARPAVRELADFGPQPICNRYLASPDGGEFKHPMVLGQCGACGLLQLLNPVPAEEIVPPYDWIVYNEPEGHLDRLADILSGLPGLLKRGVIAGVSYKDDSLLRRLRERGHRYTWRLDAHRDLAMESTGASVELLQGRISPAGAIHITHGRGRSDMVIGRQVLEHSHRMRDFLAGLKCLLYPGGFVVVEVPDCTRALDNVDAAILWEEHIVYFTPETFKRNLAIAGFKLVHYECFPYPFENSLVAVVQVDERPGGEDAFPDPATLEQERAKARRFVDGLNGQKRKIRELFGRYRAGGGKIALFGAGHLACTYINILDLADVIDFVVDDHPKKKGLFMPGSRLPIRGSEALLSEDVKLCLMSLSPEAEDKVIARNRAFTERGGTFSSINPSSRHALKI; encoded by the coding sequence ATGGCCCAAGGCGACATCCAAGCAACCGAGTGCTGCCTGTGCGCGCGCCCCGCCGTGCGGGAACTCGCGGATTTCGGCCCGCAACCGATCTGCAACCGCTACCTGGCCAGCCCCGACGGCGGGGAATTCAAGCATCCCATGGTCCTCGGGCAATGCGGCGCGTGCGGCCTGCTCCAGTTGCTGAACCCTGTGCCGGCCGAGGAGATCGTGCCGCCGTATGACTGGATCGTGTACAACGAACCCGAGGGCCACCTGGACCGCCTGGCGGACATCCTGTCCGGGCTCCCGGGGCTGCTCAAGCGGGGCGTGATCGCGGGGGTGAGTTACAAGGACGACTCGCTCCTCCGGCGGCTGCGCGAGCGCGGGCACCGCTACACGTGGCGGCTCGACGCCCACCGCGACCTGGCCATGGAGAGCACGGGGGCCAGCGTGGAACTGCTCCAGGGCCGCATTTCGCCGGCCGGTGCGATCCACATCACCCACGGCCGCGGCCGCTCGGACATGGTGATCGGGCGCCAGGTCCTCGAGCACTCGCACCGCATGCGCGATTTCCTGGCCGGCCTGAAGTGCCTTCTTTACCCCGGCGGGTTCGTCGTGGTCGAGGTACCGGACTGCACCCGCGCCCTCGACAACGTCGACGCGGCCATCCTCTGGGAGGAGCATATCGTCTACTTCACGCCCGAGACCTTCAAGCGCAACCTGGCCATCGCGGGCTTCAAGCTGGTGCACTACGAATGCTTCCCGTACCCGTTCGAGAACTCGCTGGTCGCCGTCGTCCAGGTGGACGAACGCCCCGGGGGCGAGGACGCGTTTCCGGACCCCGCCACGCTGGAGCAGGAGCGGGCGAAGGCCCGCCGGTTCGTCGACGGGCTGAACGGGCAGAAGCGGAAGATTCGCGAGCTTTTCGGCCGGTATCGTGCGGGCGGCGGGAAGATCGCCCTGTTCGGGGCCGGGCACCTCGCGTGCACGTACATCAACATCCTGGACCTCGCGGATGTCATTGATTTTGTCGTGGACGATCATCCGAAGAAGAAAGGGCTTTTCATGCCGGGGTCGCGGCTGCCGATCCGGGGCTCGGAGGCGCTGCTTTCGGAGGACGTGAAATTGTGCCTCATGAGCTTGAGCCCGGAGGCGGAGGACAAGGTCATCGCCCGGAACCGGGCGTTTACGGAGCGCGGCGGGACCTTCTCGTCCATCAATCCGTCGAGCCGGCACGCGCTGAAAATCTGA